A genomic window from Pseudonocardia broussonetiae includes:
- a CDS encoding DUF4126 domain-containing protein, which yields MELVPAVLASGWASGVNAYLCVVVLGVLGRFGGIEAVPEALTRTDVLVVAAVLYLLEFVTDKIPYVDSLWDAVSTAIRPTAGAVIGLLLAGDATSLEQAVLAASGGAAALVSHLVKGGLRLIVNTSPEPVTNIGVSLGEDVAVAGVATLVVVAPVVAFGIAAVLLVVGVILLVVLWRNVRRGYRRYRAWRERRTGSYYPKNTSASA from the coding sequence ATGGAGCTGGTGCCGGCGGTGCTGGCGAGCGGGTGGGCGAGCGGGGTCAACGCCTACCTCTGCGTGGTCGTGCTCGGCGTGCTGGGCCGCTTCGGCGGGATCGAGGCGGTGCCCGAGGCGCTGACCCGCACCGACGTGCTGGTCGTCGCCGCGGTGCTCTACCTGCTGGAGTTCGTCACCGACAAGATCCCCTACGTCGACTCGCTGTGGGACGCGGTGTCCACCGCGATCCGCCCGACGGCGGGCGCGGTGATCGGGCTGCTGCTGGCCGGCGACGCGACCTCGCTGGAGCAGGCGGTGCTGGCCGCGAGCGGCGGGGCGGCCGCGCTGGTGAGCCACCTCGTCAAGGGCGGTCTGCGGCTGATCGTCAACACCTCGCCCGAGCCCGTCACGAACATCGGCGTGAGCCTGGGGGAGGACGTCGCCGTGGCCGGGGTGGCGACGCTCGTCGTCGTCGCGCCGGTGGTGGCGTTCGGAATCGCCGCGGTCCTGCTGGTGGTCGGCGTCATCCTGCTGGTGGTGCTGTGGCGCAACGTCCGCCGCGGGTACCGCCGCTACCGCGCGTGGCGGGAGCGGCGGACCGGCAGCTACTACCCGAAGAACACCTCGGCCTCGGCGTAG
- the glmS gene encoding glutamine--fructose-6-phosphate transaminase (isomerizing) produces the protein MCGIVGYVGPQDAAPILLEGLGRLEYRGYDSAGVAVMTKAGLKVRKVSGRVSALAADLPARFKGAPGIGHTRWATHGGPTPENAHPHTDSAGRIAVVHNGIIENAEELRAKLTADGVEFVSQTDTECVAHLVAAAFSAGATDLEQAVRWALRQVVGAYGLAVVDAEHPDRVVVARNGSPVLLGVGEKEMFVASDVAALVGYTRQVVYLDDGELASLTAGGYRTFTLDDTSTAKSPSTIDWDVVGAEIGDHAHFLIKEIEEQPTTITRALAGRLDERFSTAHLGGLNLSVREAREFRRVKILGCGSACYAGDLGAQLIEDLARLPATSEAASEFRYRNPVVEPDTLYVAVSQSGETVDTLAAVQELQRKGGRVIGIVNVVGSTIARQVDGGIYIHAGAEMSVAATKSFTSTVTAFALLALHLGRIRDLSPTDGTRILEGLKRLPEQVREILTLSDEIAEVAREIAPSPSMMFVGRRRGWPVAREGAQKLKEISYIHAEAYPSAELKHGPLALISPEMPTVAIVPDDDLLDKNTSTLSEIKARSGPVIALAHRKLPVELADRTIVIPRNEPELDPILLSIPLQFLAYHAAVALERDVDKPRNLAKSVTVE, from the coding sequence ATGTGCGGAATCGTCGGCTACGTCGGCCCGCAGGACGCGGCACCGATCCTCCTCGAGGGTCTGGGCCGGCTCGAGTACCGCGGCTACGACTCCGCGGGCGTCGCGGTGATGACGAAGGCCGGGCTGAAGGTGCGCAAGGTCAGCGGCCGGGTCTCGGCGCTGGCCGCCGACCTGCCCGCGCGCTTCAAGGGCGCCCCCGGCATCGGCCACACCCGCTGGGCCACCCACGGAGGCCCGACGCCGGAGAACGCCCACCCGCACACCGACTCCGCCGGCCGGATCGCGGTGGTGCACAACGGCATCATCGAGAACGCCGAGGAGCTGCGCGCGAAGCTGACGGCCGACGGCGTCGAGTTCGTCAGCCAGACCGACACCGAGTGCGTCGCGCACCTCGTCGCCGCCGCCTTCTCCGCGGGCGCGACCGACCTCGAGCAGGCCGTGCGCTGGGCGCTGCGCCAGGTCGTCGGCGCCTACGGCCTGGCCGTCGTCGACGCCGAGCACCCGGACCGCGTCGTCGTCGCCCGCAACGGCAGCCCGGTGCTGCTGGGCGTCGGCGAGAAGGAGATGTTCGTGGCGTCCGACGTCGCCGCGCTCGTCGGCTACACCCGCCAGGTCGTCTACCTCGACGACGGCGAGCTCGCCTCGCTCACCGCGGGCGGCTACCGCACCTTCACCCTCGACGACACCTCCACGGCGAAGAGCCCGTCGACGATCGACTGGGACGTCGTCGGCGCCGAGATCGGCGACCACGCCCACTTCCTGATCAAGGAGATCGAGGAGCAGCCGACGACGATCACGCGCGCGCTGGCCGGGCGCCTCGACGAGCGCTTCTCGACCGCGCACCTGGGCGGGCTCAACCTCAGCGTCCGCGAGGCGCGCGAGTTCCGCCGCGTCAAGATCCTGGGCTGCGGCAGCGCCTGCTACGCGGGTGACCTCGGCGCGCAGCTCATCGAGGACCTCGCCCGGCTCCCCGCCACGAGCGAGGCGGCCAGCGAGTTCCGCTACCGCAACCCGGTGGTCGAGCCCGACACGCTCTACGTCGCGGTCAGCCAGTCCGGCGAGACCGTCGACACGCTCGCCGCGGTGCAGGAGCTGCAGCGCAAGGGCGGGCGCGTCATCGGGATCGTCAACGTGGTCGGATCGACGATCGCGCGGCAGGTGGACGGCGGCATCTACATCCACGCCGGCGCGGAGATGTCGGTGGCGGCGACCAAGTCGTTCACCTCGACCGTGACGGCGTTCGCGCTGCTGGCCCTGCACCTGGGCCGGATCCGGGACCTCTCGCCCACCGACGGCACCCGCATCCTCGAAGGCCTCAAGCGGCTGCCCGAGCAGGTGCGCGAGATCCTCACGCTCTCCGACGAGATCGCCGAGGTGGCGCGGGAGATCGCGCCCAGCCCCAGCATGATGTTCGTGGGCCGCCGCCGCGGCTGGCCGGTGGCCCGCGAGGGCGCGCAGAAGCTCAAGGAGATCTCCTACATCCACGCCGAGGCGTACCCGTCGGCCGAGCTCAAGCACGGCCCGCTGGCGCTGATCAGCCCGGAGATGCCGACGGTCGCGATCGTCCCCGACGACGACCTGCTCGACAAGAACACCTCGACGCTGTCGGAGATCAAGGCCCGCAGCGGCCCGGTGATCGCGCTCGCGCACCGCAAGCTGCCCGTCGAGCTGGCCGACCGCACGATCGTCATCCCGCGCAACGAGCCGGAGCTCGACCCGATCCTGCTCTCGATCCCGCTGCAGTTCCTGGCCTACCACGCCGCCGTGGCCCTGGAGCGCGACGTCGACAAGCCGCGCAACCTGGCCAAGAGCGTCACGGTCGAGTAG
- a CDS encoding ABC transporter ATP-binding protein, translated as MPPPVPALFPDVPDSPPPGSPPPGWIRRLVGACLRHRGVAIGALVASALGVSLEAVGPLLTRVAVDDAVAGSTAVLGPVVAAIGALALVRFGASFLRRFLAGRLALDVQHDLRRQVFASVQRLDGHRQDALRTGQVVSRSITDLQLVQSLLSMVPLALGSVVLVVASVAAMLWLSPLLTLVALVLLPLAGFVTARSRASLFPATWSAQQRAADVAQQVEETVTGVRVVKGFGQEAREVGTLEGRARTLYAERMRAARLTARLNPTLLALPTLGQVGVIGLGGYLALTGSITLGTFLAFTTYVAGLVGPARLLGSLVVSAQLARAGVERVYDLVDSQPDVVDPPVPAQLPEGPLSVELDGVRFGYSRKEPVLDGVSLTVAPGETLALVGTAGSGKSTVALLLPRFYDPQDGELRLGGVPLPDLRLVDLRRELGVVFEEAFLFSDTVRANIAYGSPDASDAEVRAAARAAQVDEFVDRLPDGYDTMVGERGLTLSGGQRQRIALARAVLTDPRVLVLDDATSAVDSATEAAIHDTLRTLTAGRTTLLVAHRRSTLALADRVAVLDAGKLVDVGTEAELTARCPLFRELLAVEDAPSPAATTAGPGGVTPELWPEPAAATASDGALRAAAASAGTGTGRASGVGGPSAMAGALPMTPALAAAVDALPPARETPRLGDEEPTAPDPGFRLVKLLRPVRWLLALTIVLVSLDALTTLAFPTVARLAVDGGITAGSPSTLLTATLLGLGVVALGWFVVAAQTVVTSRAGESLLYLLRVRSYAHLQRLGLDYYERELSGRIMTRMTTDVDALSTFLQTGLAQAVVSLLTVVGVAVALLVTDASLALVALAVLPVLVVATVVFRRLSSRAYAEAREKVGAVNADMQENVSGVRIAQAYVREERSAAAFSDRSDAYRRSRMRAQRYIATYFPFVALLSDVSQVAVLGVGAARVAAGDLTPGVLTAFLLYLGLFFSPVQQLSQVFDAYQQARVGLSRISDLLRTPTSVQPVPDGEPTPVPDRLRGEVELREVCFAYPGAPGPALDHVSLRVAPGETVALVGATGAGKSTLVKLLARFYDAGSGAVLVDGVDVRRFALADYRHRLGIVPQEPHLFTGDVAANIAYGRPSATPAEIEAAARAVGALDLVRTLPGGFRHPVGERGQGLSAGQRQLIALARAELVDPDILLFDEATAALDPATEAAVLAAGDRVVSRRTAFVVAHRLATAARSDRIVVLEGGRIVEEGPHAVLVAAGGPYARLWRAGELEPAA; from the coding sequence ATGCCACCGCCCGTCCCGGCGCTGTTCCCTGACGTGCCCGACTCCCCACCACCCGGCTCCCCACCACCCGGATGGATCCGCCGCCTCGTCGGCGCGTGCCTGCGCCACCGCGGCGTCGCGATCGGCGCGCTCGTGGCGTCCGCGCTCGGCGTCAGCCTCGAGGCCGTCGGCCCGCTGCTGACGCGCGTGGCCGTCGACGACGCCGTGGCCGGCTCCACCGCCGTCCTCGGCCCGGTCGTCGCGGCGATCGGCGCGCTCGCGCTCGTCCGGTTCGGGGCGTCGTTCCTGCGGCGCTTCCTGGCCGGGCGCCTCGCGCTCGACGTCCAGCACGACCTGCGCCGCCAGGTGTTCGCGTCGGTCCAGCGCCTCGACGGCCACCGGCAGGACGCCCTGCGCACCGGCCAGGTGGTGTCGCGCTCGATCACCGACCTGCAGCTCGTCCAGTCGCTGCTGTCGATGGTGCCGCTCGCGCTGGGCTCGGTGGTGCTCGTCGTCGCCTCGGTGGCGGCGATGCTGTGGCTCTCGCCGCTGCTGACGCTCGTCGCGCTGGTGCTGCTGCCGCTCGCCGGGTTCGTCACCGCGCGGTCGCGGGCGTCGCTGTTCCCGGCGACGTGGTCGGCGCAGCAGCGGGCGGCCGACGTCGCGCAGCAGGTGGAGGAGACCGTCACCGGCGTCCGGGTCGTCAAGGGGTTCGGGCAGGAGGCGCGCGAGGTCGGGACGCTGGAGGGCCGCGCCCGCACGCTCTACGCCGAGCGGATGCGCGCCGCCCGCCTCACCGCGCGGCTCAACCCGACGCTGCTCGCGCTGCCCACGCTCGGCCAGGTCGGCGTCATCGGCCTCGGCGGGTACCTCGCGCTCACCGGCTCGATCACGCTGGGCACGTTCCTCGCCTTCACGACCTACGTCGCCGGGCTCGTCGGCCCCGCGCGGCTGCTCGGCTCGCTCGTCGTGTCGGCGCAGCTCGCGCGAGCGGGCGTCGAGCGGGTGTACGACCTCGTCGACTCCCAGCCCGACGTCGTCGACCCGCCCGTCCCGGCGCAGCTGCCCGAGGGGCCGCTGTCGGTCGAGCTCGACGGCGTCCGGTTCGGCTACTCGCGCAAGGAGCCCGTCCTCGACGGGGTGTCGCTGACGGTCGCGCCGGGGGAGACGCTCGCGCTGGTCGGCACGGCCGGGTCCGGCAAGTCGACGGTCGCACTGCTGCTGCCGCGGTTCTACGACCCGCAGGACGGGGAGCTGCGCCTGGGCGGCGTCCCGCTGCCCGACCTGCGCCTGGTCGACCTGCGCCGCGAGCTCGGGGTGGTGTTCGAGGAGGCGTTCCTGTTCTCCGACACCGTCCGCGCCAACATCGCCTACGGCAGCCCGGACGCCTCCGACGCCGAGGTGCGCGCCGCCGCCCGCGCCGCCCAGGTCGACGAGTTCGTCGACCGCCTCCCCGACGGCTACGACACGATGGTCGGCGAGCGCGGCCTGACGCTCTCGGGCGGGCAGCGCCAGCGCATCGCCCTGGCCCGCGCGGTGCTCACCGACCCCCGGGTCCTGGTGCTCGACGACGCCACCTCGGCCGTCGACAGCGCCACCGAGGCCGCCATCCACGACACCCTCCGCACGCTCACGGCGGGGCGCACGACGCTGCTCGTCGCGCACCGCCGCTCCACGCTCGCGCTCGCCGACCGGGTGGCCGTGCTCGACGCCGGGAAGCTCGTCGACGTCGGCACCGAGGCGGAGCTGACGGCGCGCTGCCCGCTGTTCCGCGAGCTGCTCGCCGTCGAGGACGCGCCGTCGCCCGCCGCCACCACGGCCGGGCCCGGCGGCGTCACCCCCGAGCTGTGGCCCGAGCCCGCGGCCGCCACGGCGTCGGACGGGGCGCTGCGCGCGGCCGCGGCGTCGGCGGGCACCGGGACGGGTCGGGCGTCGGGCGTCGGGGGGCCGTCGGCGATGGCCGGGGCGCTGCCCATGACGCCCGCGCTCGCCGCGGCCGTCGACGCGCTCCCGCCCGCCCGCGAGACCCCCCGCCTGGGCGACGAGGAGCCCACCGCCCCCGACCCCGGCTTCCGGCTCGTCAAGCTGCTGCGGCCGGTGCGCTGGCTGCTCGCGCTGACGATCGTGCTGGTGTCGCTCGACGCGCTCACCACGCTCGCCTTCCCGACCGTCGCCCGGCTCGCCGTCGACGGCGGCATCACCGCCGGCTCGCCCAGCACGCTGCTCACCGCCACGCTGCTCGGGCTGGGCGTCGTCGCGCTGGGGTGGTTCGTCGTCGCCGCGCAGACCGTCGTCACGTCGCGGGCCGGGGAGAGCCTGCTCTACCTGCTGCGCGTGCGCAGCTACGCCCATCTGCAGCGGCTCGGGCTCGACTACTACGAGCGCGAGCTGTCCGGCCGGATCATGACGCGGATGACGACCGACGTCGACGCGCTCTCGACGTTCCTGCAGACCGGGCTCGCGCAGGCCGTCGTCAGCCTGCTCACCGTCGTCGGGGTGGCGGTGGCGCTGCTGGTCACCGACGCGTCGCTGGCGCTCGTCGCACTGGCGGTGCTGCCGGTGCTGGTCGTGGCCACCGTGGTGTTCCGGCGGCTGTCGTCGCGGGCGTACGCGGAGGCGCGGGAGAAGGTCGGCGCCGTCAACGCCGACATGCAGGAGAACGTCTCCGGCGTCCGGATCGCGCAGGCCTACGTCCGCGAGGAGCGCAGCGCCGCCGCCTTCTCCGACCGCAGCGACGCCTACCGCCGCAGCCGCATGCGGGCCCAGCGCTACATCGCGACGTACTTCCCGTTCGTCGCGCTGCTCTCGGACGTCTCGCAGGTGGCGGTGCTCGGCGTCGGCGCAGCCCGGGTCGCGGCCGGCGACCTCACCCCCGGCGTGCTCACCGCGTTCCTGCTCTACCTCGGCCTGTTCTTCTCCCCGGTGCAGCAGCTCTCGCAGGTGTTCGACGCCTACCAGCAGGCGCGCGTCGGCCTCAGCCGGATCTCCGACCTGCTGCGCACGCCCACCTCCGTGCAGCCCGTGCCCGACGGCGAGCCCACCCCGGTGCCCGATCGGCTGCGCGGCGAGGTCGAGCTGCGCGAGGTCTGCTTCGCCTACCCCGGCGCACCCGGCCCGGCCCTGGACCACGTGTCGCTGCGGGTCGCCCCGGGGGAGACGGTGGCGCTGGTCGGGGCGACCGGCGCGGGGAAGTCGACGCTGGTGAAGCTGCTCGCGCGGTTCTACGACGCCGGGTCGGGGGCCGTCCTCGTCGACGGGGTCGACGTGCGGCGCTTCGCCCTCGCCGACTACCGGCACCGGCTGGGGATCGTCCCGCAGGAGCCGCACCTGTTCACCGGCGACGTGGCCGCCAACATCGCCTACGGCCGCCCCTCGGCGACGCCCGCCGAGATCGAGGCGGCGGCCCGCGCGGTCGGGGCGCTCGACCTCGTCCGCACGCTGCCCGGCGGGTTCCGGCACCCGGTCGGCGAGCGCGGGCAGGGCCTGTCGGCGGGGCAGCGCCAGCTCATCGCGCTGGCCCGGGCCGAGCTGGTCGACCCCGACATCCTGCTGTTCGACGAGGCCACCGCCGCGCTCGATCCCGCCACCGAGGCCGCGGTCCTCGCGGCGGGCGATCGCGTGGTCTCCCGCCGCACCGCCTTCGTGGTCGCCCACCGCCTCGCCACGGCCGCCCGGTCGGACCGGATCGTGGTGCTGGAGGGGGGCCGGATCGTGGAGGAGGGCCCGCACGCGGTGCTGGTGGCGGCCGGCGGCCCCTACGCCCGGCTGTGGAGGGCGGGGGAGCTGGAGCCGGCAGCCTGA
- a CDS encoding MarR family winged helix-turn-helix transcriptional regulator yields MNTGLLLFLPYRAMEQRVMAAVAAAGFDDVTLAQARVVQRIAPGGSRLTDLAEQAQITKQSAGFLVDQLEGAGYVERVPDPTDGRARLVRIAARGERVLPVAAAAVAEVEAEWAAHLGPRAMRELRAALERLREIADPYAGPR; encoded by the coding sequence GTGAACACCGGGCTGCTGCTGTTCCTGCCCTACCGCGCGATGGAGCAGCGCGTGATGGCCGCCGTCGCCGCCGCGGGCTTCGACGACGTGACGCTCGCGCAGGCCCGGGTCGTCCAGCGCATCGCGCCGGGCGGGAGCCGGCTCACCGACCTCGCCGAGCAGGCGCAGATCACCAAGCAGTCGGCCGGGTTCCTCGTCGACCAGCTCGAGGGCGCCGGCTACGTCGAGCGGGTGCCCGACCCCACCGACGGCCGCGCGCGGCTCGTGCGGATCGCGGCCCGCGGGGAGCGCGTGCTGCCGGTTGCCGCGGCCGCCGTGGCCGAGGTGGAGGCCGAGTGGGCGGCGCACCTCGGGCCGCGCGCCATGCGCGAACTGCGGGCGGCGCTGGAGCGGCTGCGCGAGATCGCCGACCCGTACGCGGGCCCGCGCTGA
- a CDS encoding maleylpyruvate isomerase family mycothiol-dependent enzyme has translation MDEDASWRVIAAERRALADLLDGLTPQEWEGPTLCDGWRVRDVAAHVALTPQHPSTGAMLVGAVRARGDFDRLNHDLSVAHAARPPARLVEELRMHAESRRLPFVTSYRNLLMDVITHVQDVAVPLGLHHDPPADGAQAAAQRVWDMGWPFHARRRLRGLRLVATDGPFAAGEGEEVRGSTVALLLLMSGRTAAAARDLTGPGTARLATRP, from the coding sequence GTGGACGAGGACGCGAGCTGGCGGGTGATCGCCGCGGAACGCCGGGCACTGGCCGATCTGCTCGACGGTCTCACGCCGCAGGAGTGGGAGGGCCCGACGCTGTGCGACGGCTGGCGGGTGCGCGACGTGGCCGCGCACGTCGCGCTGACGCCGCAGCACCCGAGCACCGGTGCGATGCTCGTCGGCGCGGTGCGGGCCCGCGGCGACTTCGACCGCCTCAACCACGACCTCTCCGTCGCCCACGCCGCGCGGCCGCCCGCGCGGCTCGTCGAGGAGCTGCGGATGCACGCGGAGAGCCGCAGGCTGCCGTTCGTCACGTCGTACCGGAACCTGCTGATGGACGTCATCACGCACGTCCAGGACGTCGCGGTCCCGCTGGGCCTGCACCACGACCCGCCCGCCGACGGCGCGCAGGCCGCGGCGCAGCGCGTGTGGGACATGGGGTGGCCCTTCCACGCGCGGCGCCGGCTGCGCGGGCTGCGGCTCGTGGCCACCGACGGCCCGTTCGCCGCGGGCGAGGGCGAGGAGGTCCGGGGCTCGACCGTCGCCCTGCTGCTCCTGATGAGCGGGCGCACCGCCGCGGCCGCCCGGGACCTCACCGGCCCCGGGACGGCCCGGCTCGCTACTCGACCGTGA
- a CDS encoding ATP-binding cassette domain-containing protein, producing the protein MTAARGDDGSGRITVQRLTKRFGPVSAVEDLSFAVERGTVTGFLGPNGSGKTTTLRMLLGLVAPTSGEARINALRFGELPHPARVVGAVLEAQGFHPARTPRAHLAACAAAIRVPDAAVGHVLRAVGLDTAANRPVGGFSLGMKQRLSLATALLGDPQVLVLDEPANGLDPEGIAWLRAFVRGFAGQGRTVLVSSHALAEVEQTVDHVVVINRGHCVHQGPLARLRGRPRVLVATPDPARLAEALAKAGMPEVEARRDGRLAVTGADPARVGDVALAAGVALHGLEAERVDLEQLYFGLTAGAR; encoded by the coding sequence GTGACGGCAGCGCGGGGCGACGACGGCAGCGGGCGGATCACCGTGCAGCGGCTCACGAAGCGGTTCGGGCCGGTGAGCGCGGTGGAGGACCTGAGCTTCGCCGTCGAGCGCGGCACCGTCACCGGCTTCCTGGGCCCCAACGGGTCCGGGAAGACGACGACGCTGCGGATGCTGCTCGGGCTCGTCGCGCCGACGTCCGGTGAGGCGCGGATCAACGCCCTGCGCTTCGGGGAGCTGCCGCACCCGGCGCGGGTCGTCGGCGCCGTGCTGGAGGCGCAGGGCTTCCACCCGGCGCGCACGCCGCGGGCGCACCTCGCGGCGTGCGCGGCGGCGATCCGCGTGCCCGACGCCGCGGTCGGGCACGTGCTGCGCGCGGTCGGACTCGACACCGCGGCCAACCGGCCCGTCGGCGGCTTCTCCCTGGGCATGAAGCAGCGCCTGTCGCTGGCCACCGCGCTGCTGGGCGACCCGCAGGTCCTCGTGCTCGACGAGCCGGCCAACGGGCTCGACCCGGAGGGCATCGCCTGGCTGCGCGCGTTCGTCCGCGGCTTCGCCGGGCAGGGGCGCACGGTGCTGGTGTCGAGCCACGCGCTCGCGGAGGTCGAGCAGACCGTCGACCACGTCGTCGTCATCAACCGGGGGCACTGCGTGCACCAGGGCCCGCTGGCGCGGCTGCGGGGGCGCCCGCGGGTGCTCGTCGCCACGCCCGACCCGGCGCGCCTGGCCGAGGCGCTCGCGAAGGCCGGGATGCCCGAGGTCGAGGCGCGGCGCGACGGGCGCCTGGCCGTCACCGGTGCCGACCCGGCCCGCGTCGGCGACGTCGCGCTGGCCGCGGGCGTCGCTCTGCACGGCCTGGAGGCCGAGCGCGTCGACCTCGAACAGCTCTACTTCGGACTGACGGCGGGTGCCCGGTGA
- a CDS encoding LuxR C-terminal-related transcriptional regulator, producing MTTEAVLEPDVALLDRAMTGIAPPTARRTARLLLVDSEAIVRFGLRQLVAPDPELAVVGEAASPRDALVVADRCPPDLVILDVDLGRGDSAGVDLARMLLERHRGARILVLTGNRDREVMMRTVRLGVHGYLRKGAETADILRAIHALLRGESVFDSRPRGAEASVDVVRDDDRPAVRQLGGAMLTDRENQVLRLLAVGMSNREIGARLLISEATVKFHVRNLRDKLEVRRRTEIVYTATRQGIV from the coding sequence GTGACGACCGAAGCCGTGCTCGAACCGGACGTGGCCCTGCTCGACCGCGCGATGACCGGCATCGCCCCCCCGACGGCGCGCCGGACCGCCCGCCTGCTGCTCGTCGACTCCGAGGCCATCGTCCGCTTCGGGCTGCGGCAGCTCGTCGCCCCCGACCCCGAGCTCGCCGTCGTCGGCGAGGCCGCCTCCCCGCGCGACGCGCTCGTGGTCGCCGACCGCTGCCCGCCCGACCTGGTGATCCTCGACGTCGACCTGGGTCGCGGCGACTCGGCGGGCGTCGACCTCGCCCGGATGCTGCTCGAGCGCCACCGCGGCGCCCGGATCCTCGTGCTGACGGGCAACCGCGACCGCGAGGTCATGATGCGGACGGTGCGCCTCGGCGTGCACGGCTACCTCCGCAAGGGCGCCGAGACCGCCGACATCCTCCGCGCGATCCACGCGCTGCTGCGCGGCGAGAGCGTCTTCGACTCCCGCCCCCGCGGCGCCGAGGCCTCCGTCGACGTCGTGCGCGACGACGACCGCCCCGCCGTCCGCCAGCTCGGCGGCGCGATGCTCACCGACCGCGAGAACCAGGTGCTGCGCCTGCTCGCCGTCGGCATGTCCAACCGCGAGATCGGCGCCCGGCTGCTGATCAGCGAGGCCACCGTCAAGTTCCACGTGCGCAACCTGCGCGACAAGCTCGAGGTCCGCCGCCGCACCGAGATCGTCTACACCGCCACCCGGCAGGGCATCGTCTGA
- a CDS encoding helix-turn-helix domain-containing protein, producing the protein MTTRGTQGLPVPDPVEHARALTGIYDSAMSGGTGAEAPRSLVSASWQRSLAAQVDPERQMPRAVLAEDDLPDLRDTHPLNEVLPLLRSTLVSIADEAMHVMLVTDADGTILWREGAARLLHIADDTGLSPGFRMSEDAIGTNAMGTTLAIDAPVQIHSAEHLVRAFHAWTCAAAPVHDPDTGAILGAIDISGPLHTVHPAMVQLVSATAQLAENQLRVRLAIADERLRVRNMPHLTSLRGQGALVTPTGRIIAGEPYGTWPERVALPPGSGRVLLEDGREMEVEPLAEGYLLRTPRAAVRAAKRSALSLRFTGESGPRVVLNGKPVQVTLRPAEILTALALHPGGLTAERLALLLYGDDGNPTTVRGEILRLRGLIGADVLRTRPYRLDAVVDSDFEAVRTALREGRAADALQACAGPLLPRSDAPEIRELRDQIEAGLRRAVLDADDLDLLVTFAAHPLGRDDLEVHDLLVERLPEQDRRRPGIVTRRERLLADG; encoded by the coding sequence ATGACGACGCGCGGTACGCAAGGCCTGCCCGTGCCCGATCCGGTGGAGCACGCCCGCGCGCTGACCGGCATCTACGACTCGGCGATGTCCGGCGGCACGGGTGCGGAGGCGCCGCGGTCGCTGGTGTCCGCGAGCTGGCAGCGCAGCCTCGCCGCGCAGGTCGACCCCGAGCGGCAGATGCCGCGGGCGGTGCTGGCCGAGGACGACCTGCCCGACCTGCGCGACACCCACCCGCTCAACGAGGTCCTGCCGCTGCTGCGCAGCACGCTCGTGAGCATCGCCGACGAGGCCATGCACGTCATGCTCGTCACCGACGCCGACGGCACCATCCTCTGGCGCGAGGGCGCGGCCCGCCTGCTGCACATCGCCGACGACACCGGCCTGTCCCCCGGCTTCCGGATGTCCGAGGACGCGATCGGCACCAACGCGATGGGCACCACGCTGGCCATCGACGCCCCCGTGCAGATCCACTCCGCCGAGCACCTCGTGCGCGCGTTCCACGCCTGGACCTGCGCCGCCGCGCCCGTCCACGACCCCGACACCGGCGCGATCCTCGGCGCGATCGACATCAGCGGCCCGTTGCACACGGTGCACCCGGCGATGGTGCAGCTCGTCTCGGCCACCGCGCAGCTCGCCGAGAACCAGCTGCGCGTGCGCCTCGCCATCGCCGACGAGCGGCTGCGCGTGCGCAACATGCCCCACCTCACGAGCCTGCGCGGGCAGGGCGCGCTCGTCACCCCGACCGGCCGGATCATCGCCGGCGAGCCCTACGGCACCTGGCCCGAGCGCGTCGCGCTGCCCCCGGGGTCGGGCCGCGTGCTGCTCGAGGACGGCCGCGAGATGGAGGTCGAGCCGCTCGCCGAGGGCTACCTGCTGCGCACACCGCGCGCCGCCGTGCGCGCCGCGAAGCGCAGCGCGCTGTCGCTGCGGTTCACCGGGGAGTCCGGCCCGCGGGTCGTGCTCAACGGCAAGCCGGTGCAGGTCACGCTGCGCCCGGCCGAGATCCTCACCGCGCTCGCGCTGCACCCCGGCGGCCTCACCGCCGAGCGCCTGGCGCTGCTGCTCTACGGCGACGACGGCAACCCCACCACCGTCCGCGGCGAGATCCTGCGCCTGCGCGGGCTGATCGGTGCCGACGTCCTGCGCACCCGGCCCTACCGCCTCGACGCCGTCGTCGACAGCGACTTCGAGGCCGTCCGCACGGCCCTGCGCGAGGGCCGGGCCGCCGACGCGCTGCAGGCGTGCGCCGGGCCGCTGCTGCCGCGCTCGGACGCCCCGGAGATCCGCGAGCTGCGCGACCAGATCGAGGCCGGGTTGCGCCGCGCCGTCCTCGACGCCGACGACCTCGACCTGCTCGTCACGTTCGCCGCCCACCCGCTGGGCCGCGACGACCTGGAGGTGCACGACCTGCTGGTGGAGCGGCTGCCCGAGCAGGACCGCCGCCGCCCCGGCATCGTCACCCGCCGGGAGCGGCTGCTCGCCGACGGCTAG